The proteins below come from a single Peromyscus leucopus breed LL Stock chromosome 13, UCI_PerLeu_2.1, whole genome shotgun sequence genomic window:
- the LOC114707816 gene encoding olfactory receptor 12-like: MATPVHRNASLSAVFVQEFVLVGFGGGAETQALLFAVFLALYMVSILGNLTMIVVITLDARLHSPMYFFLKNLSFVDLCYSSVIAPKALANFFSTSKVISFEGCATQLFFFSLLATTEAFLLAVMAYDRFMAICSPLRYPVTMCSTTCAHLVLGTYCGGCLNSIVQTSLTFQLPFCSSNRIDHFYCDVPPLLQLACGSTALNELLLFGLCGFIIVSTTLAVLVSYGYITVTILKMHSGSGRHKVFSTCGSHMMAVSLFYGTVFVMYAQPGAVASMAQGKVISVFYTLVIPMLNPLIYSLRNKDVKDALQRLRHRHSLVQKGGK; encoded by the coding sequence ATGGCCACACCAGTCCACAGAAATGCGAGTCTCTCAGCAGTGTTTGTGCAGGAGTTCGTGCTGgtaggatttgggggaggtgcaGAGACTCAAGCCCTGCTCTTTGCTGTCTTCCTGGCTCTGTACATGGTATCCATCCTGGGCAACCTCACCATGATCGTGGTCATCACCCTGGATGCCCGCCTGCActcccccatgtacttcttcctcaagAACCTGTCCTTTGTCGACCTCTGCTACTCCTCTGTCATTGCCCCTAAAGCCCTGGCCAACTTCTTTTCCACTTCCAAAGTCATCAGCTTTGAGGGCTGTGCCACAcagctcttctttttctccttgttgGCTACCACTGAGGCTTTTCTCTTAGCCgtgatggcctatgaccgttTCATGGCCATCTGCAGTCCCCTGAGGTACCCTGTGACCATGTGCTCTACAACCTGTGCTCATCTGGTTCTGGGTACCTACTGTGGAGGCTGCCTCAACTCCATCGTGCAGACCAGCCTCACATTCCAGCTGCCCTTCTGCAGTTCCAACCGCATCGACCACTTCTACTGTGACGTGCCCCCCCTGCTCCAGCTGGCCTGTGGCAGCACAGCGCTCAATGAGCTCCTTCTCTTCGGCCTCTGTGGGTTCATCATTGTGAGCACCACGCTAGCTGTCCTGGTCTCCTATGGCTACATCACTGTGACCATCCTCAAGATGCACTCAGGATCTGGGCGGCACAAGGTCTTCTCCACCTGTGGCTCTCATATGATGGCTGTGTCCTTGTTTTATGGAACTGTGTTTGTCATGTATGCACAGCCAGGAGCAGTGGCATCCATGGCACAGGGCAAGGTGATATCTGTCTTCTACACCCTGGTCATCCCCATGCTCAACCCCCTCATCTACAGTCTGCGCAACAAGGATGTGAAGGATGCCCTGCAGaggctgagacacagacacagccttGTGCAGAAAGGAGGCAAGTAG